CCGCGATCCTCAAGGTGACGTTTTCGCCGGCAAGGGCTGATTTGGCGTAGATCAGCCGCGCGTACTGGCCGGTCTGGAGAACCTCGACCATGATCGGACGGGGAGCCCCGCCCGTCGACTGCATCGACTCGATGCGGGCATCCTGGATGCACGAAGCGGCCAGGCCGCTGAACCGAAAGTCCGCCGACCCGTCGAGCAGCTTGACGCCCGCGAACTCGGCGCCGCCGGCGATCCGGTTGATGCTGGAAAGGATCGAGTCGACCTCGAGCTGTTTGGCTTCGACCTCCTCATCGCCCAGTCCGGCCCGGTTGGCCGTCGAAACCACCATGTCCTGCAGTTCGACCAGGAGGTTGGAGATTTCCGTGAGGGCGCCTTCGGCGGTGGCGACAACCTGCGAGGCCCGCTGGCCGTTGGCGATGGCCGCCTGGAGCGACGCCTTCTCGCCCCGCAGCACTTCCGAGGCGATAAGGCCGGCTGGATCGTCCGAGGCGCGGTTGATCCGCAGCCCTGTACTGAGTCGTTCCAGGGACTTGTTCGACGCGGCCAGTTGCGTGTTGAGCACCCTGGCCGCGATCATCGAAGTCACGTTCGTGATCCTGCACACAGGCTCTGATCCTGGTTCTGTGCGCTTGGCTGCGTATCTTCTGATTCTTCGACCGGTTTGGCGCGAGCCGTAAGCTGCGAAACGGCCGGCACCCCGATAAAAGCCTCTCTGACGCCGTCGCTTGACAGTCCGTGCGCCGCCATCGTATGATCAAATAAAGTCAGTCTTGTTGATTAACAGCTTGAAGCTCAGGTGGATTGCGGCAGTGGCCAAACTCGTTTGCTCCAAATCGCGGTTGCGCGGACAGGTCGGTATTCCCGGGTCGAAGTCGCATACGATCCGGGCGGTGGTGTTCGGCTCGCTGGCCGACGGCCGGACGATCATCCGCCGGCCACTGGTCAGCCTCGACGCCCGGTCCGCCGCTGCGTGTTATCGGACCTTCGGAGCCCAGATCGACCTGAACGCCGGATCGGCAGACGAGCCGGTGTGGCGAATTGAGGGGCTGGCGGGCCAGCCGAGACTGCCCGAAAACGTCATCGACGTCGGCAACTCCGGCACCACCTTACGAATGGCTTTGGGCACAGCCAGCCTGCTGGACCGCGGCGCCGCGGTCTTCACCGGTGACGATCAGATTCGCCGCCGGACCGCCGGACCGCTGCTGCGGAGCCTCAACGACCTGGGCGGCCGGGCCTTCAGCACCCGCGGCAACGACCTGGCGCCCTACGTGGTGTCCGGCCCGCTGACCGGCGGCAAGACCGAGATCCAAGCCGTTTCCAGTCAGTACCTCTCGTCGCTGCTGGCCTGCTGTCCGCTGGCCTCGGGCGACAGCGAGATCACAGTAACGCTGCTCAATGAAAAGCCGTACGTCGAGATGACCCTCTGGTGGCTGGAGACGCTGGGCCTTCGTTACGAGAACCAGGATTTCAAACGCTTCCGCATTCCCGGCGGTCAGCGGATCAGCGGATTCGAGATTGCGGTGCCCGGCGATTTCTCATCCGCGACGTTCTTCCTGTGCGCCGCCGCCCTGGCCGGTGACGAGGTCCGCCTGACCGGACTCGATATGAGCGACACGCAGGGCGACAAAGCCGTGATCGACTACTTACGTCAGATGGGAGCCTCGATCGACATCGACAAGGACACCATCATCGTCCGCCAGGCCAAGCTTCATGGCGCGCGGATCGACCTGAACGCCACGCCTGACGCCCTGCCGGCGATGGCGGTGACCGCCTGTTTCGCCGAAGGGCCCACGCATCTGGCCAACGTCCCGCAGGCAAGGATGAAAGAGACCGACCGGATCGCCGTGATGACGCGGGAGTTGACCAAGCTGGGCGCCAAGGTCGAGGAACTGCCCGACGGGCTGATCGTCCATTCCAGCCGGCTTCGCGGCGGCTTGGTTGATGGCCACGGCGACCATCGCGTGGTCATGGCCCTGGCGATGGCCGGGCTGGTGACCGACGAGCCGGTCGAGATCGAAGGCAGCGAAGCCGCGGCGGTCACCTTCCCCGACTTCGTCCGCCTCATGACCGACCTCGGCGCCGCCCTTCGCGAGACCGCCTGAGCGCGATGCTTCCGCTCTGCAAAAGCCGCGACTGTGAGGGAGCCGGCTTTCCTACGAACCGCGAAGCCCCCGTTCACACCAAAACTCTCCGTGCCTCTTCCGGCGATAGTACGCCCGGTGAACGTCCTCAACCGTCGGATCGATGACCTTCTCCGGCGGATGGTGCAGGTGCAGCGTCAGCGCCCGCTCAGCGATGCACCGTCCGCGAAAGCCCGCCAACTGAAGCCGCAGGCCCAGGTCCTGATCCTCCCAACCCCATCGATCGAACGCCTCGTCGAACCCGTTGACCTTCTCGAACATCTCGCGCGGCATCGAACAGTGCCCGCTGGCGAATCGCACCCGCCGGAATCGTCCTTCCGTCGGACAGATCCGCGACAGCCACGAGGCCCGGCGGAACTTCCGGGCCGCCTTCGCCATGTCCGCCAGCCCGCGATCAAGCACGTCCTGGCCGAGTGTCTGCGGCAGGGCCGTACAACCGATAGACTCTTGCGAAACGCCCGTCGTCTGCTCCTGGCCCAGGCGAATGGTGTTGCCGACGATCCATCGCCGCTCGTCCGCCGCTTCCAGATGCCGCTCGATGACATCCGGAAACAGCACGAGGTCGCCGTCGAAGAAGAACAGGTAATCCCCGCTGGCATGCCGGACGCCCTGGTTGCGATTGGCGGATCGGGAACCTCGGTGCCCTGTTCGAGCATGCATGATGTTCAGCGGCGACGATCGGATGAAGGCCTCGATCGACTCGACGTGCCCAGCGTCCGACC
This DNA window, taken from Phycisphaerae bacterium, encodes the following:
- a CDS encoding flagellin, translating into MTSMIAARVLNTQLAASNKSLERLSTGLRINRASDDPAGLIASEVLRGEKASLQAAIANGQRASQVVATAEGALTEISNLLVELQDMVVSTANRAGLGDEEVEAKQLEVDSILSSINRIAGGAEFAGVKLLDGSADFRFSGLAASCIQDARIESMQSTGGAPRPIMVEVLQTGQYARLIYAKSALAGENVTLRIA
- a CDS encoding glycosyltransferase, producing MAHSVGSISVIVTTYNRSEFLRNCLASIEAQTVPPDEVVVADDGSDAGHVESIEAFIRSSPLNIMHARTGHRGSRSANRNQGVRHASGDYLFFFDGDLVLFPDVIERHLEAADERRWIVGNTIRLGQEQTTGVSQESIGCTALPQTLGQDVLDRGLADMAKAARKFRRASWLSRICPTEGRFRRVRFASGHCSMPREMFEKVNGFDEAFDRWGWEDQDLGLRLQLAGFRGRCIAERALTLHLHHPPEKVIDPTVEDVHRAYYRRKRHGEFWCERGLRGS
- the aroA gene encoding 3-phosphoshikimate 1-carboxyvinyltransferase, coding for MAKLVCSKSRLRGQVGIPGSKSHTIRAVVFGSLADGRTIIRRPLVSLDARSAAACYRTFGAQIDLNAGSADEPVWRIEGLAGQPRLPENVIDVGNSGTTLRMALGTASLLDRGAAVFTGDDQIRRRTAGPLLRSLNDLGGRAFSTRGNDLAPYVVSGPLTGGKTEIQAVSSQYLSSLLACCPLASGDSEITVTLLNEKPYVEMTLWWLETLGLRYENQDFKRFRIPGGQRISGFEIAVPGDFSSATFFLCAAALAGDEVRLTGLDMSDTQGDKAVIDYLRQMGASIDIDKDTIIVRQAKLHGARIDLNATPDALPAMAVTACFAEGPTHLANVPQARMKETDRIAVMTRELTKLGAKVEELPDGLIVHSSRLRGGLVDGHGDHRVVMALAMAGLVTDEPVEIEGSEAAAVTFPDFVRLMTDLGAALRETA